A genomic region of Palaemon carinicauda isolate YSFRI2023 chromosome 11, ASM3689809v2, whole genome shotgun sequence contains the following coding sequences:
- the LOC137649475 gene encoding uncharacterized protein, translating into MVSIKHGKRSVGAVTKMSTIHNGKQFTAMSDTECSSEAHFDWNRNRLDDGGRDILTRMCWYPEWITAAVNAPSSPSAAVVAVATAPSPPHSASATAPPPPSVVAAPHPPSLVAVYPPPSVIAVYPHPSVIVASPAAAAAPPPSVVLYPHPSVIVASPAAAAPLPPSVVLYPHPSVIVASPAAAAAPPPSVVLYPHPSVIVASPAAAAPPPPSVVLYPHPSVIVASPAAAPPPPPSVVLYPHPSVSVASPAAAAPPPPSVVLYPHPSVIVASPAATAPPPPSVVLYPHPSVIVASPAAAPPPPPSVVLYPHPSVSVASPAAAAAPPPSVVLYPHPSVIVASPAATAPPPPSVVLYPHPSVIVASPAAAAPPPPSVVLYPHLSVIVAFPAATAPPPPFAIDKSECQLPE; encoded by the exons ATGGTGAGCATAAAACATGGAAAGCGTTCAGTTGGCGCTGTGACCAAAATGTCCACAATCCACAATGGTAAACAATTTACAGCTATGAGTGATACTGAATGCAGCAGCGAAGCTCATTTTGATTGGAACA GAAATAGATTAGATGATGGTGGTCGTGACATTTTGACTCGAATGTGTTG GTATCCAGAATGGATTACTGCTGCTGTTAatgctccttcttctccttctgccgctgttgttgctgttgccactgctccttctcctcctcattctgcTTCTGCTactgcccctcctcctccttctgttGTTGCTGCCCCTCAtcctccttctcttgttgctgtATATCCTCCTCCTTCTGTTATTGCTGTATATCCTCATCCTTCTGTTATTGTTGcctctcctgctgctgctgctgctcctcctccttctGTTGTTTTATATCCTCATCCTTCTGTTATTGTTGcctctcctgctgctgctgctcctcttcctccttctgttGTTTTATATCCTCATCCTTCTGTTATTGTTGcctctcctgctgctgctgctgctcctcctccttctGTTGTTTTATATCCTCATCCTTCTGTTATTGTTGcctctcctgctgctgctgctcctcctcctccttctgttGTTTTATATCCTCATCCTTCTGTTATTGTTGCCTctcctgctgctgctcctcctcctcctccttctgttGTTTTATATCCTCATCCTTCTGTTAGTGTTGcctctcctgctgctgctgctcctcctcctccttctgttGTTTTATATCCTCATCCTTCTGTTATTGTTGCCTCTCCTGCTGctactgctcctcctcctccttctgttGTTTTATATCCTCATCCTTCTGTTATTGTTGCCTctcctgctgctgctcctcctcctcctccttctgttGTTTTATATCCTCATCCTTCTGTTAGTGTTGcctctcctgctgctgctgctgctcctcctccttctGTTGTTTTATATCCTCATCCTTCTGTTATTGTTGCCTCTCCTGCTGctactgctcctcctcctccttctgttGTTTTATATCCTCATCCTTCTGTTATTGTTGcctctcctgctgctgctgctcctcctcctccttctgttGTTTTATATCCTCATCTTTCTGTTATTGTAGCCTTTCCTGCTGctactgctcctcctcctccttttgctATTGATAAATCTGAATGTCAATTACCAGAATGA